From a single Granulicella aggregans genomic region:
- a CDS encoding GntR family transcriptional regulator, whose amino-acid sequence MRFWFVHSGDVSLHNQIVTQVSLGILSGDLAAGERLPSIRSLAQRFKIHPNTVSAGYRQLERESWVEFRRGSGVFVRDTAPKTIAGIRPTLHLDKLIANLIQAASAADMTRDELRARILGHLDAAPPARLLLIESDVELRRIVLQELHESIKLPSGFTIGFTDLPRPGDTKAIAAMTAQLPGSLVLVLPSKAEALRSVLPPEVAMLILQVRSIPQLLAPWLPAPNNTLVGVASRWPPFLAFAKIMLVAAGFEADALLLRDASLYGWTSGLNQARTVICDSHTATVLPASIPRIRFNLLAENSIAELQQMVRASLHADPDGKLDCDTPETVTVKDSGQRAAVQTQQHETNSRHQNSWLRPSASSSGLAYRN is encoded by the coding sequence ATGAGATTCTGGTTCGTGCATTCGGGAGACGTCTCCCTTCATAACCAAATCGTCACCCAGGTCTCGCTCGGCATCCTCTCCGGCGATCTGGCGGCCGGCGAGCGCCTGCCCAGCATCCGCTCCCTCGCGCAAAGATTCAAGATCCACCCCAACACCGTCAGCGCAGGCTACCGCCAGCTCGAACGCGAAAGCTGGGTCGAGTTCCGCCGTGGCAGCGGCGTCTTCGTCCGCGACACCGCGCCTAAGACCATCGCCGGCATCCGTCCCACCCTCCACCTCGACAAGCTCATCGCCAACCTCATCCAGGCCGCCAGCGCCGCCGACATGACCCGCGACGAGCTCCGCGCCCGCATCCTCGGCCACCTCGACGCCGCTCCACCCGCCCGCCTTCTCCTCATCGAGTCCGACGTGGAACTCCGCCGTATCGTCCTGCAGGAGCTCCACGAGTCCATCAAGCTCCCCTCCGGCTTCACCATCGGCTTCACCGATCTTCCCCGCCCCGGCGACACCAAGGCCATCGCCGCCATGACCGCCCAGCTCCCCGGCTCGCTCGTCCTTGTCCTCCCCAGCAAAGCCGAAGCCCTGCGCTCCGTCCTCCCGCCCGAAGTAGCAATGCTCATCCTGCAGGTCCGTTCGATCCCGCAGCTCCTGGCACCCTGGCTCCCCGCCCCCAACAACACCCTCGTAGGAGTAGCCTCCCGCTGGCCGCCCTTCCTCGCCTTCGCCAAGATCATGCTGGTCGCCGCCGGCTTCGAAGCCGACGCGCTGCTTCTCCGTGACGCCTCGCTCTACGGCTGGACCTCCGGCCTCAATCAAGCCCGCACCGTCATCTGCGACTCCCACACCGCCACGGTCCTCCCCGCATCCATCCCCCGCATCCGCTTCAACCTCCTCGCCGAGAACTCCATAGCCGAGCTCCAGCAGATGGTGCGCGCCAGCCTCCACGCTGATCCAGACGGCAAGCTCGACTGTGACACTCCAGAAACCGTCACAGTGAAGGACTCAGGCCAGCGCGCCGCCGTGCAGACTCAGCAGCATGAGACGAACTCACGCCACCAAAATTCATGGCTCCGCCCTTCTGCTTCTAGCTCTGGCCTGGCTTACCGCAACTAG
- a CDS encoding DUF3592 domain-containing protein, whose product MTYTSIWLFRSVPEQGVVIDLIPQRDDNGNINYSARFKFKAGDGKVYTATAGVATNPPSFEIGENVRVRYLQTNPVSAKLSYFWQLWFEPVLCAGLGAFFSGAGYLLLRRERRASLRLGPGSAPNLG is encoded by the coding sequence ATGACTTACACGTCAATCTGGCTTTTCCGCAGCGTTCCGGAACAGGGTGTCGTCATCGATCTGATCCCGCAGAGGGATGACAATGGGAACATAAATTACTCCGCTCGTTTCAAATTCAAGGCGGGTGACGGGAAGGTTTACACCGCAACGGCGGGTGTCGCCACGAACCCTCCCAGCTTCGAGATTGGAGAAAACGTTCGCGTGCGCTATCTCCAAACCAATCCTGTTTCGGCAAAGCTATCTTACTTCTGGCAATTGTGGTTTGAACCGGTGCTCTGCGCTGGTCTCGGAGCGTTCTTCAGCGGAGCCGGATACCTCTTGCTTCGGCGCGAACGACGCGCCTCTTTGCGGTTGGGCCCAGGATCAGCGCCAAACCTAGGCTAG
- a CDS encoding sensor domain-containing diguanylate cyclase, whose product MVLSLSLTVVLFFLLEYFASIVLPRHLALAQLLAALVAAPVSFALSSRFSPASARHDDHDDLFRDVAENNLDDFYIFEGIFDDAGQIVDFRFGYINLAAERRLRKPREQFLGKVLSEVRPYAVSSGVLERYKEVVRTGVPYIDEIFIDDDTIHATWIHVQALKVGNNVAVTSRDFTERKKMTDHVNFLAHYDQLTGLPNRTLLYARLNNDISRARRDQHKVAVLMVDVDHFKGINDSLGHAVGDALLSALAKRLLASVRETDTVARLGGDEFIIVLPDFKSMEEVDRCAQKVLETVSAPIEIGDRQLVITVSIGLCIYPDSGLEVDEILKHADTAMYTVKANGRNGISGYSGQRRVASSRVPSSTLPS is encoded by the coding sequence ATGGTTCTATCACTGAGCCTCACGGTGGTTCTGTTCTTTCTCCTTGAGTACTTCGCTTCCATCGTTCTTCCGCGCCATCTTGCGCTGGCTCAACTTCTTGCCGCTTTGGTCGCGGCACCGGTCTCTTTTGCGCTGAGCAGCCGATTCTCGCCCGCTTCCGCGCGGCACGACGATCACGACGATCTCTTCCGCGATGTTGCGGAGAACAACCTCGACGACTTTTACATCTTCGAAGGAATCTTCGACGACGCAGGGCAGATCGTCGACTTCCGCTTCGGCTATATCAATCTCGCCGCGGAGCGCAGGCTCAGGAAGCCACGTGAACAGTTCCTAGGGAAGGTGCTCTCGGAGGTCCGGCCTTACGCGGTCTCGTCCGGGGTACTCGAACGCTACAAGGAGGTTGTGCGCACCGGCGTTCCCTACATCGACGAGATCTTCATTGATGACGACACGATTCACGCTACCTGGATCCACGTCCAGGCGTTGAAGGTTGGCAACAACGTCGCTGTGACGAGCCGCGACTTTACCGAGCGCAAGAAGATGACGGACCACGTCAATTTTCTGGCGCACTACGATCAACTCACCGGGCTGCCTAACCGGACGCTGCTTTACGCGCGGCTGAACAACGACATCTCACGCGCTCGCCGCGACCAGCATAAGGTGGCGGTGTTGATGGTCGATGTCGATCACTTCAAGGGGATCAACGACTCGCTGGGGCACGCGGTTGGGGACGCTCTGCTCTCCGCGTTGGCAAAGCGTCTGCTCGCCTCGGTTCGCGAGACGGACACTGTCGCACGGCTGGGCGGAGACGAGTTCATCATCGTTCTGCCCGATTTCAAGAGTATGGAAGAGGTTGACCGATGCGCCCAGAAGGTCCTGGAGACGGTCTCCGCTCCGATCGAAATTGGAGATCGTCAACTGGTCATCACGGTCAGCATTGGACTGTGCATCTATCCGGACTCCGGCCTTGAGGTCGACGAGATTCTGAAACATGCGGATACGGCGATGTATACGGTCAAGGCAAATGGGAGGAATGGGATCTCGGGCTACTCGGGGCAGAGGCGAGTTGCGTCGTCGCGAGTTCCTTCTTCGACGCTTCCTTCGTGA